The Nitrospira sp. genome has a segment encoding these proteins:
- a CDS encoding AbrB/MazE/SpoVT family DNA-binding domain-containing protein, with protein sequence MKTTAQKWGNSLAIRVPKSVAMQVGLKAQDDLEIEVQDGNVVLKPQLRRVYRLDDLVKRITPKNVHSEIDTGIPIGREIW encoded by the coding sequence ATGAAAACCACGGCACAGAAGTGGGGAAACAGTCTGGCGATCCGAGTCCCGAAAAGTGTCGCCATGCAGGTTGGGCTCAAAGCACAGGACGATTTGGAGATCGAGGTGCAGGACGGCAACGTCGTGTTGAAACCTCAACTTCGGCGAGTCTATCGCCTCGACGACCTCGTCAAACGGATCACCCCGAAGAACGTGCACAGCGAAATTGATACAGGCATCCCGATCGGCCGCGAGATCTGGTGA
- the mazF gene encoding endoribonuclease MazF, with protein MIKKPAYVPDRGDIVWLQFNPQSGHEQAGHRPAIVLSPASYNRASGLMLCCPMTSQKKGYPFEVVISDDPQQTSVALADQVKSLDWKARKAVKKGTASLNVVMETLSKLQTLL; from the coding sequence GTGATAAAGAAACCCGCCTATGTTCCAGATCGAGGGGATATCGTGTGGCTGCAATTCAACCCCCAATCCGGCCATGAACAGGCCGGGCATCGTCCTGCGATCGTCCTTTCACCAGCCAGCTATAATCGTGCTAGTGGGCTGATGCTCTGCTGTCCCATGACCAGCCAGAAAAAGGGCTACCCCTTCGAGGTCGTCATAAGCGATGATCCTCAGCAAACAAGCGTCGCGCTGGCGGATCAAGTCAAGAGCCTCGATTGGAAAGCACGAAAAGCCGTCAAAAAAGGGACAGCCTCCCTCAACGTCGTCATGGAAACCTTGAGCAAGCTCCAGACGCTGCTTTAG
- a CDS encoding type II toxin-antitoxin system RelE/ParE family toxin — MAEERREVIWTTSARNELDDIIAYIAKDAPLSALAFLEEVLSTADSLFSLAERGRVVPELRNPFIRELFIKHYRLFFL, encoded by the coding sequence GTGGCTGAAGAACGGCGTGAAGTAATCTGGACAACCAGCGCTCGAAACGAACTCGACGACATCATCGCCTACATCGCCAAAGACGCTCCTCTCTCCGCACTGGCCTTTCTTGAAGAAGTCCTGAGTACCGCCGACTCGCTCTTCTCACTCGCAGAGCGTGGTCGGGTCGTCCCTGAACTACGGAACCCGTTCATCCGTGAACTCTTCATCAAACATTACCGTCTATTCTTTCTATGA